In Synechococcus sp. KORDI-100, a single window of DNA contains:
- a CDS encoding Ig-like domain-containing protein: protein MPSGDNKSGSGLDQNADGFVDKQKPLALASDDGGLPLFNSSGQLYSDQSTKSRSPIHAISVSDGFKVLVEGKERRNGLFRVLNVNSAGRINGRTKWRPLNWALKKGWEDRFGDVIQADGIVGVEKDADGDGFLDGGVEYLMPSSDGPVTLKNAAGKALSDQSSKRWDAIQAVDVEEGFQVLLRKSGRKGSLFQRLDVNPDGTVLSKTGWRNSAKALFAGWDARFQSAILADSSSGGGITAASVDEQPPISHLIYTATATDLSEVVYSLEPFDGSSLDGLSIDSALGEVRLSTEALIAIPERLQFKVVATDLAGNSSSLDVVVALTVESPEPVDLPDDGDVSEDGLVPDGDASASGDGAQLSMLSLDVPSMDGSGSEASDGASSNADEQSDGNTVVDEDSTNDDPDDSPINDSSTSVDQEQPETEPADEDPEADGLISESDPTSTDGDALPVVDKEPETPEIPAPELTSALRLDAASDTGRSDGDAVTYERTPRFFGVATPGSRIELFAESSEDSTAESTYLGATPVGDDVEWQLTLSDETALIDGRYSISAQELNADGEERSTTGTLDLVVDTLAPEFTSAASASATLTLSADAFPPTDGVLFVSNDGSDTNPGSLLAPFRTIQHAIDNAEAGDVISIRGGTYRERLRIENLNGRKDAPITFENYQNEDVVLTGAEPITTDWEPHDDNIWKTNLNFDVSQLYLDGQMLTAARWPNITKEWDRLDDSDRRNATPDSYWDIEGTRALALVDSELPDVYTNYESQQRLADLGFSVDGAMLVPHKSFGLTHSGEIINHKAGESSFDIDPNFELWLRSPGQKSLKNFNWTSGNDGSVETADLWPLKNGPVQGTKQFHYHLEGHLGLLDRPQEWHYDKASGDLYVWLPDDQDPNLSDLQARAWDRSTSYIADPDQYPDADYHSLLEIKDSSFLDFKGITLHTGVFELNEATHLNFDQMRFLYPTYDGRMLKDGQRPLYNNRIQPVSLKGRPELENVPDSNISFSNSEFANGISGLLRAAGPGLELKNSYLHNVRDRGALRVAAAPGMNVERNTFHTFGFGGGGKIGDSSVWRYNHIYAFHGDGDISGIQVPASSQEGSLVAYNWIHDAPGRNGIRFDGSPAGIRGAAHHNVSRQTRRGMRIKGDQHKIMNNTLVSNFSYDISADRGKFYGYLDSTPGCLEWECRYIPSKYGKDPNRRLGHFNSTIHNNAFDRMPDPFGVGSPNHAIGNSYVSDHGQDNRRTTLVKEELRDPENFDFRPREGSPLIDIGMHVHGVTDGYQGEAPDSGAYEFGADSYWIPGHRTNKARTPIAPNGSTTVKPDADLMWLEGKNVALNHVYFGEDSSNLTLASSQANNIFTPPEELIPSRTYYWRVDTEQTDGSIVKGDLWSFQVAEARSVMPSVLVRALSGDSLPVDPVSKSPLPDYDFYMGTYEVTNAQYAQFLNSVASVDDYYLYDKKMGATDLDQGLGGITRDGESGDYSYSVVPELANYPVTYVSFWDAARYVNWLSTGSTEKGVYTMMPKQEDNKNEPIQRNQDAFDDGAFALPSHAEWLKAGLYSSALDPTLYAFPTQSDSIDVEQANIEGSSFSGLAPVGSFDHPSPHGTYDQAGNAWEWLDDLSEFEQSKLPARLRKGGSFLHPVNRNSMSSLSPGKPRAASDQGPDWGFRVVRKRTDNQPPVWKSIAWELDDAFVQEPYASSIADLAFDADGDPLSFSMLDGPDWLSVSESGLLEGTPNADALGKHSVVFRVEDSKGDSQTLPVPYTIKVKPDTNPPVQPAIPELMSRDNAETPSFKQLINHPSPDFKGTAEINSTVDLFLDGDQIGTVRADSSGQWSFKDNPRKLEDGAHQLTVRATDQAGNQSIESEALVFTVDTRAPRFTSPDLAPALDENSGDNQLIYTATADDETSVSYSIDDTENFSIDSLSGDVRFLLNPDYENPDQEQPRSFVITAQDQAGNTSEHNVRFEVNNVDDIPPKFTSGGRVKVKSRLESRQSIYKASANDDSAVTFSLVDQKADSQSFVLLDETTGLIALKDGVAYDNNSKLTFYVQAEDVFGNASQRKVNVTFKNVGDNSSSEDAESAGSSSGGDGSASDASDPADQSSGSDVVTGQSIRLVARETYKKKSAQIIKDFDPSSDRLVIRAEDFGLVDGAEIGISKNRKMFRDLQRRDTDFIYRANRKDGYILFNQNGDEPGLGDLGGVVAAIRNSSQFNGSQFTTDLVEMI, encoded by the coding sequence ATGCCATCCGGCGACAACAAAAGCGGTTCTGGACTTGATCAAAATGCTGACGGTTTTGTCGACAAACAAAAGCCCCTCGCCTTGGCGTCGGATGATGGAGGACTGCCATTATTTAATTCGAGTGGGCAACTGTATTCAGATCAATCAACGAAATCCCGTTCGCCAATTCATGCCATTTCTGTTTCGGACGGATTTAAGGTCCTGGTTGAGGGGAAGGAGCGCAGAAATGGCCTGTTTCGGGTTTTAAATGTTAATTCGGCGGGTCGTATCAATGGACGTACGAAATGGCGTCCTCTCAATTGGGCTCTGAAGAAGGGTTGGGAGGACCGTTTTGGAGATGTCATCCAAGCCGATGGCATTGTCGGTGTGGAGAAGGATGCGGATGGGGATGGGTTTCTCGATGGTGGAGTGGAATATCTGATGCCGTCTTCGGACGGACCCGTCACGTTGAAGAACGCGGCTGGCAAGGCGCTAAGCGATCAGAGTTCAAAACGATGGGATGCGATTCAGGCTGTTGATGTTGAGGAAGGGTTTCAGGTTCTGCTCCGCAAATCAGGCCGCAAAGGAAGCTTGTTTCAGCGTCTTGATGTGAATCCCGATGGGACGGTATTGAGTAAAACAGGTTGGAGGAATTCAGCCAAAGCCCTGTTCGCCGGTTGGGATGCGCGTTTTCAGTCGGCAATTCTTGCGGACAGCAGCAGCGGTGGTGGCATCACGGCGGCTTCCGTTGATGAACAGCCTCCCATCAGTCATCTGATCTACACGGCGACGGCGACGGATCTGTCGGAGGTTGTCTACAGCCTGGAGCCGTTTGATGGTTCCTCCCTGGATGGCTTGTCGATCGACTCCGCTCTCGGAGAGGTTCGTCTGTCCACAGAGGCGTTGATCGCCATACCTGAGCGGCTGCAGTTCAAGGTTGTTGCGACAGATCTTGCAGGTAACAGCAGTTCCCTCGATGTTGTCGTGGCACTGACCGTTGAATCACCAGAGCCGGTTGACCTCCCAGATGACGGTGACGTTTCAGAGGACGGCCTTGTTCCAGATGGGGATGCTTCGGCGTCAGGGGATGGAGCGCAGTTGAGCATGTTAAGCCTTGATGTGCCATCGATGGATGGTTCCGGAAGCGAGGCGAGTGATGGGGCGTCGTCCAACGCCGATGAACAATCGGATGGCAACACCGTTGTCGATGAGGATTCGACCAATGACGATCCTGATGACTCCCCCATTAACGACTCATCCACTTCAGTTGATCAGGAACAGCCAGAAACGGAGCCTGCGGACGAGGATCCAGAAGCGGATGGTCTGATTTCCGAGTCGGATCCGACGTCGACTGATGGCGATGCGTTGCCCGTTGTCGATAAGGAGCCCGAGACACCGGAGATCCCGGCCCCGGAGCTGACGTCAGCGCTTCGCCTCGATGCGGCATCGGACACAGGCCGCTCGGATGGTGATGCTGTCACTTACGAACGAACCCCTCGATTTTTCGGTGTGGCGACTCCTGGCTCGAGAATTGAATTGTTCGCAGAGTCGTCTGAGGACTCCACTGCAGAGTCGACGTACCTCGGCGCCACACCCGTCGGTGACGACGTTGAATGGCAGTTGACGCTCTCTGATGAGACAGCATTGATTGATGGCCGCTATTCCATCAGCGCCCAGGAGCTGAATGCCGATGGAGAGGAACGTTCGACGACAGGAACTCTTGATCTTGTGGTGGATACTCTGGCTCCTGAATTCACCTCAGCCGCGTCCGCGTCAGCCACATTGACCCTGTCTGCTGATGCGTTCCCGCCGACAGACGGTGTTTTGTTTGTCTCCAATGATGGAAGTGATACCAACCCCGGCAGCTTGCTGGCACCGTTCAGAACCATTCAACACGCGATCGATAATGCTGAAGCCGGTGATGTGATTTCAATCCGTGGCGGAACGTATCGAGAGCGTCTCAGAATTGAGAATTTGAATGGCCGGAAAGACGCGCCAATCACCTTTGAAAATTATCAGAACGAGGATGTTGTTCTGACCGGAGCTGAGCCGATCACGACCGACTGGGAGCCGCATGACGACAACATCTGGAAGACGAACCTGAATTTTGATGTTTCTCAGCTTTATCTCGACGGCCAGATGTTAACGGCGGCCCGTTGGCCGAACATCACAAAGGAATGGGATCGGCTTGATGATTCCGATCGCCGAAATGCAACACCAGATAGTTACTGGGATATTGAAGGAACGCGAGCTCTCGCTCTGGTTGATTCTGAGTTGCCAGATGTGTATACCAATTATGAAAGTCAACAACGATTGGCTGATCTCGGCTTCAGTGTTGATGGGGCCATGCTGGTGCCTCACAAGAGCTTTGGACTGACTCATTCTGGCGAGATTATCAATCACAAGGCTGGTGAATCATCCTTTGACATTGACCCAAACTTTGAATTGTGGCTCCGCAGCCCTGGACAGAAGTCCCTGAAGAATTTCAATTGGACCAGTGGCAACGACGGGTCCGTGGAGACTGCTGATCTCTGGCCTCTCAAAAACGGACCTGTCCAGGGAACAAAACAGTTTCACTATCATCTCGAGGGCCACTTGGGATTGCTGGATCGCCCTCAGGAATGGCATTACGACAAGGCATCTGGAGATCTCTACGTCTGGCTGCCTGATGATCAGGATCCCAATCTCAGTGACTTGCAGGCACGTGCCTGGGATCGTTCAACCTCCTATATCGCTGATCCTGACCAATATCCAGATGCTGATTATCACTCGTTGCTGGAGATCAAGGATTCATCATTCCTAGATTTCAAAGGGATCACCTTACATACTGGAGTTTTTGAACTGAATGAAGCGACTCATTTAAATTTTGATCAGATGCGCTTTCTTTATCCAACCTATGACGGTCGGATGTTGAAGGATGGACAACGCCCTCTTTATAACAATCGAATTCAACCAGTCAGCTTGAAAGGTCGTCCGGAATTGGAGAATGTTCCCGATTCCAATATCAGTTTCAGTAACTCTGAATTTGCCAACGGCATCAGTGGTCTCCTGCGTGCTGCGGGCCCTGGATTGGAATTGAAGAACAGTTATTTGCACAATGTTCGCGATCGAGGAGCCCTGAGGGTCGCGGCGGCACCAGGGATGAATGTTGAGAGAAATACTTTTCACACCTTTGGCTTTGGTGGTGGTGGAAAAATTGGTGATTCTTCTGTTTGGCGCTACAACCATATTTACGCCTTCCATGGTGATGGAGACATTTCAGGGATACAGGTTCCTGCCTCATCTCAAGAAGGATCTTTGGTCGCCTACAACTGGATTCACGATGCCCCAGGCCGGAATGGCATTCGATTTGATGGGAGCCCCGCTGGTATTCGCGGTGCCGCACACCACAATGTTTCAAGGCAAACGCGCCGTGGAATGAGAATCAAAGGTGATCAGCACAAGATCATGAATAATACTTTGGTTTCTAATTTTTCCTACGATATCAGTGCAGACCGTGGCAAATTTTATGGTTACTTGGACTCCACTCCTGGTTGTTTGGAGTGGGAGTGTCGATACATACCATCAAAATATGGGAAGGACCCGAATCGGCGTCTGGGCCATTTCAATTCAACGATTCATAACAACGCTTTTGATCGGATGCCTGATCCCTTTGGCGTTGGTTCACCGAATCATGCCATTGGTAATTCCTATGTAAGCGATCACGGACAAGATAATCGACGCACAACGTTGGTTAAGGAAGAGCTACGGGACCCGGAAAATTTTGATTTCCGCCCAAGGGAAGGATCGCCTCTGATCGACATTGGCATGCATGTTCATGGTGTGACTGATGGATATCAGGGAGAGGCCCCCGACAGTGGCGCTTATGAATTTGGAGCTGATTCCTATTGGATTCCAGGACACCGTACAAACAAAGCCAGAACCCCAATTGCCCCAAATGGTTCAACGACTGTCAAGCCCGACGCTGATTTGATGTGGCTTGAAGGTAAGAATGTTGCGCTGAATCATGTCTACTTTGGTGAGGATTCAAGTAATCTCACATTAGCCAGTTCGCAAGCTAATAATATTTTTACGCCACCAGAAGAGCTGATTCCAAGCCGTACCTATTACTGGCGTGTTGATACAGAACAAACGGATGGCTCCATTGTTAAAGGCGATCTTTGGTCGTTTCAGGTGGCTGAAGCTCGCTCTGTGATGCCGAGCGTTCTGGTTCGTGCTCTGTCTGGGGATTCACTGCCGGTTGATCCTGTGTCTAAGTCGCCTTTGCCCGATTACGACTTTTACATGGGAACCTATGAAGTGACGAATGCACAATATGCGCAATTCCTCAATTCGGTGGCGTCCGTTGATGATTACTATCTCTACGATAAAAAAATGGGTGCGACGGATCTTGATCAAGGCTTAGGTGGAATTACGCGAGACGGTGAATCAGGCGATTATTCCTATTCGGTTGTCCCTGAATTGGCTAATTACCCCGTTACGTATGTCAGTTTCTGGGATGCTGCTCGCTATGTGAACTGGCTGTCGACTGGCAGTACGGAGAAAGGTGTTTACACGATGATGCCCAAGCAGGAAGACAATAAGAATGAGCCAATTCAACGCAATCAGGATGCGTTTGATGATGGTGCCTTTGCGCTTCCTTCCCATGCGGAATGGCTCAAGGCTGGTTTGTATTCGTCTGCGTTGGATCCAACGCTGTATGCCTTCCCAACCCAGAGTGATTCCATCGACGTTGAACAGGCCAATATCGAAGGTTCTTCCTTTTCAGGCCTTGCTCCAGTCGGCAGCTTCGACCATCCCAGCCCCCATGGCACGTACGACCAGGCTGGTAATGCCTGGGAATGGCTTGATGATCTTTCTGAGTTTGAACAAAGTAAATTACCAGCCCGCCTTCGCAAAGGCGGCAGTTTCCTCCATCCTGTGAATCGCAACTCCATGAGTTCGCTGTCCCCTGGTAAGCCCAGGGCAGCGTCTGATCAAGGCCCTGATTGGGGATTCCGCGTTGTTCGAAAGCGTACCGACAATCAGCCTCCTGTCTGGAAATCAATTGCTTGGGAACTGGATGATGCTTTCGTGCAGGAGCCCTATGCATCCTCGATTGCTGATCTTGCCTTTGATGCTGATGGAGACCCTCTCAGCTTTTCGATGCTGGATGGTCCTGACTGGTTGAGTGTTTCGGAGAGTGGACTTCTGGAGGGCACTCCGAATGCCGATGCACTCGGTAAGCATTCCGTTGTTTTCCGTGTTGAAGATTCCAAGGGTGATTCACAAACCCTTCCCGTTCCATACACCATCAAGGTGAAGCCAGACACGAATCCACCTGTTCAACCCGCGATTCCTGAACTGATGAGTCGTGATAATGCTGAAACACCGTCTTTCAAGCAATTAATCAATCATCCATCACCTGATTTCAAGGGCACGGCCGAAATCAACTCTACTGTTGATCTTTTTCTGGATGGCGATCAGATTGGGACTGTGCGTGCTGATTCTTCGGGGCAATGGAGTTTCAAGGACAACCCGCGAAAACTGGAGGATGGTGCGCATCAGCTGACGGTTCGTGCGACTGATCAAGCTGGCAATCAGTCCATTGAGTCGGAAGCACTTGTGTTCACAGTGGATACGCGTGCACCTCGCTTCACCTCGCCCGATCTGGCACCGGCGTTGGATGAAAACAGTGGAGATAACCAGCTGATTTATACGGCCACGGCTGATGATGAAACGTCAGTGTCGTATTCGATTGATGACACTGAGAATTTTTCCATCGATTCTCTTTCAGGCGATGTGAGATTCCTCTTGAATCCTGATTATGAGAATCCTGATCAAGAGCAGCCACGGTCTTTTGTGATCACGGCCCAGGATCAGGCTGGTAACACTTCTGAGCACAATGTTCGATTTGAAGTCAACAATGTCGATGATATTCCGCCGAAGTTTACGTCCGGTGGCAGGGTAAAAGTTAAGAGTCGATTAGAGAGCAGGCAAAGTATTTACAAGGCATCTGCCAATGATGATTCTGCAGTTACATTCTCTCTTGTTGATCAAAAAGCCGATTCCCAAAGCTTTGTTCTTTTGGATGAGACCACTGGCCTTATTGCCTTGAAAGATGGCGTCGCCTACGACAACAACTCTAAGTTGACATTTTATGTGCAAGCAGAGGATGTTTTTGGCAATGCATCTCAGAGGAAAGTTAATGTGACGTTTAAAAATGTTGGTGATAACAGCTCTTCCGAGGATGCTGAGTCTGCAGGCTCTTCCTCGGGTGGCGACGGCAGTGCTTCTGATGCATCAGATCCCGCAGATCAATCATCAGGATCTGATGTCGTGACTGGCCAGAGTATCCGTTTGGTGGCTCGTGAGACTTACAAAAAGAAAAGTGCTCAGATCATCAAGGATTTTGATCCAAGTTCCGATCGATTGGTGATTCGGGCCGAGGATTTTGGCCTTGTCGATGGGGCTGAGATAGGGATTTCCAAAAACAGGAAGATGTTCAGGGATCTCCAGAGACGTGATACAGACTTTATTTACAGAGCGAACAGAAAGGATGGTTACATTCTCTTTAACCAGAACGGTGACGAGCCTGGATTGGGCGATCTTGGAGGGGTGGTTGCTGCGATCAGGAATTCATCGCAGTTCAATGGCTCACAATTCACTACCGATTTGGTTGAGATGATCTAG
- the bioB gene encoding biotin synthase BioB, which produces MTLSIRHDWSIEEIQGLLELPLMELLWQAQNVHREANPGYRVQLASLLSVKTGGCEEDCAYCSQSIHNSSDVSAFEAQMQVEPILQRAKAAKDAGADRFCMGWAWREIRDGAPFEAMLEMVRGVRAMGMEACVTAGMLSDHQAQRLAAAGLTAYNHNLDTSPEHYDRIISTRTYQERLETLQRVRQAGVTLCCGGIIGMGETLRDRASMLQVLAGMDPHPESVPVNGLVAVEGTPLEGQAPFEPLDLVRMVATARILMPRSRVRLSAGRESMNREAQILCLQAGADSIFYGDTLLTTGNPDVDADRQLLNDAGVQAAWTEKTALATAPSN; this is translated from the coding sequence ATGACCCTCAGCATTCGCCACGACTGGAGCATTGAGGAGATCCAGGGACTGCTGGAACTGCCCTTGATGGAGCTGCTCTGGCAGGCCCAGAACGTGCATCGAGAGGCCAACCCCGGCTACCGGGTGCAGCTGGCCTCGCTGCTGAGCGTCAAGACCGGCGGCTGTGAGGAGGACTGCGCCTATTGCTCGCAGTCGATTCACAACAGCAGCGATGTGTCGGCCTTTGAGGCCCAGATGCAGGTGGAGCCCATCCTGCAGCGGGCAAAGGCAGCCAAAGACGCCGGCGCCGATCGCTTCTGCATGGGCTGGGCCTGGCGCGAGATCCGCGATGGCGCTCCCTTTGAGGCGATGCTGGAGATGGTGCGTGGCGTGCGTGCCATGGGCATGGAGGCCTGTGTCACGGCGGGAATGCTGAGCGATCACCAGGCGCAACGGCTCGCCGCAGCCGGGCTCACCGCTTACAACCACAACCTCGACACCAGCCCGGAGCACTACGACCGGATCATCAGCACGCGCACGTATCAAGAGCGGTTGGAAACGTTGCAACGGGTGCGCCAGGCCGGGGTGACGCTCTGCTGCGGCGGCATCATCGGCATGGGTGAAACCCTGCGGGATCGTGCCTCCATGCTGCAGGTGCTGGCGGGGATGGATCCCCATCCCGAAAGCGTGCCGGTGAATGGACTCGTGGCGGTGGAAGGCACACCGCTGGAAGGTCAGGCGCCCTTCGAGCCCCTCGACCTCGTGCGGATGGTGGCCACCGCCAGGATCCTGATGCCCCGCTCCCGGGTACGGCTCAGTGCAGGACGGGAATCGATGAACCGGGAAGCACAGATTCTTTGTCTCCAGGCTGGAGCAGACTCGATCTTCTACGGCGATACCTTGCTCACCACCGGCAACCCTGATGTGGATGCTGACCGCCAGCTTCTCAATGATGCCGGTGTGCAGGCGGCATGGACCGAAAAGACTGCGCTGGCCACGGCACCATCCAACTAG
- a CDS encoding isoprenyl transferase, with protein sequence MSRPPATSTDAQPCSACPPELDPLRLPAHVAVIMDGNGRWAQSRGFPRVMGHRAGVEALKSTLRLCNDWGIEALTAYAFSTENWARPGDEVNFLMTLFERVLQKELQTLEDEKVRIRFLGDLEALPQKLQDLIGDAMERTAGNNGIHFNVCTNYGGRRELVRAAQRLAMRAATGELDPQSIDENSLAAELFTSGEQDPDLLIRTSGEHRISNFLLWQLAYAEIHVTDVFWPDFDADALKRALLDYQSRQRRFGGLEPITP encoded by the coding sequence TTGAGCCGACCGCCGGCCACCAGCACCGACGCCCAACCCTGTTCCGCCTGCCCGCCGGAGCTCGATCCGTTGCGGCTGCCGGCCCATGTGGCGGTGATCATGGATGGCAACGGCCGCTGGGCTCAGTCCCGCGGCTTCCCGAGGGTGATGGGCCACAGGGCTGGTGTGGAAGCGCTCAAATCCACCCTGAGGCTGTGCAACGACTGGGGCATCGAAGCCCTCACCGCCTACGCCTTCTCGACGGAGAATTGGGCCCGGCCCGGGGACGAGGTGAACTTTCTGATGACCCTGTTTGAACGGGTGCTGCAGAAGGAACTGCAGACCCTTGAGGATGAGAAGGTGCGCATCCGCTTCCTCGGAGACCTCGAAGCCCTGCCGCAGAAACTTCAGGACCTGATCGGCGATGCGATGGAACGCACCGCCGGCAACAACGGCATTCACTTCAACGTGTGCACCAACTACGGCGGACGCCGCGAGCTGGTGCGGGCGGCCCAGCGCCTGGCGATGCGGGCGGCAACTGGAGAGCTGGATCCCCAGAGCATCGACGAAAACAGCCTGGCCGCCGAGCTGTTCACCAGTGGGGAACAGGATCCAGATCTGCTGATCCGCACCAGTGGTGAGCACCGGATCAGCAATTTTCTGCTGTGGCAGCTGGCCTACGCGGAAATCCACGTCACCGACGTGTTCTGGCCGGACTTCGACGCCGATGCCCTGAAGCGGGCCTTGCTCGATTACCAAAGCCGCCAGCGTCGCTTCGGCGGGCTGGAGCCCATCACGCCATGA
- the cdaA gene encoding diadenylate cyclase CdaA, with translation MNVLAGVDPRLVLDVLFASAIGFLLFSRVNEARTLWLLRGYLFLVAMAWFVQRFANLPLTSKLVDALVMACSLSLAILWQGELRRLMELLGTGRLAVLLGNPQNEFRAAAGTVSQITEAAGRLSQLRRGALIVVDLGSDLRPEDFLNPGVSIDAQLSRELLLNLFAVDTPLHDGAVLVRGNRIEAAGVILPLSRHSVSRYGTRHLAALGITERFDRCISIVVSEETGTLSLANQGRLERPITSSRLQELLKELFLQAEPAPPGRRSVGSSPSETLS, from the coding sequence GTGAACGTGCTGGCGGGCGTTGACCCGCGCCTGGTTCTCGACGTTCTGTTTGCCTCCGCAATCGGCTTCCTGTTGTTTTCTCGGGTCAATGAGGCCCGAACCCTTTGGCTGCTGAGGGGCTATCTGTTTCTCGTGGCGATGGCCTGGTTTGTGCAGCGTTTTGCCAACCTGCCTCTCACCAGCAAGCTGGTGGATGCCCTGGTGATGGCTTGCTCCCTGTCGCTGGCCATCCTCTGGCAGGGAGAACTGAGGCGTCTGATGGAACTGCTCGGCACCGGCCGACTGGCGGTGTTGCTGGGAAATCCCCAGAACGAATTTCGCGCCGCCGCCGGCACCGTCAGCCAGATCACCGAAGCGGCCGGTCGACTGTCGCAGTTGCGTCGTGGTGCCTTGATCGTGGTGGATCTCGGCAGCGATCTGCGGCCGGAAGATTTCCTCAACCCCGGCGTCTCCATTGACGCGCAGCTGAGCCGTGAGCTGCTGCTCAACCTGTTCGCCGTCGACACCCCGTTGCACGACGGTGCGGTGCTGGTGCGCGGCAACCGCATCGAAGCTGCCGGTGTGATCCTGCCCCTGTCCCGCCACAGCGTCAGTCGCTACGGCACCCGCCACCTCGCCGCCCTCGGCATCACCGAGCGCTTCGATCGCTGCATCAGCATCGTGGTGTCCGAGGAAACCGGAACCCTGTCCCTGGCCAACCAGGGGCGCCTGGAACGGCCGATCACCAGCAGCCGCCTGCAGGAATTGCTGAAGGAGTTGTTCCTCCAGGCCGAACCTGCGCCACCAGGGCGGCGTAGCGTGGGAAGTTCACCGTCCGAAACGCTGTCTTGA
- the lysA gene encoding diaminopimelate decarboxylase: protein MTQTITSQRPFEAGRDPISPNRNLAPLTTTLDDQDRLVVGGCRLSELAQRYGTPLYVLDEATLRAACRAYRDALERHYAGPSLPIYASKANSSLLMSSLVASEQFGLDAVSACELLTALQGGMPGERMVLHGNNKSDDELLLAYRNNVTIVVDNQHDLDRLAELIPADADPARLMLRFTPGIECHTHEYIRTGHLDSKFGFDPVQLEPVLKQLVNQPWARVTGLHAHIGSQIFELEPHRDLAAVMADALQLALGLGHPVSDLNVGGGLGIRYVESDDPPTIEQWVTVVAEAVTAACRERNLELPRLMCEPGRSLVATAGVTLYSVGSRKTIPGVRTYVAIDGGMSDNPRPITYQSLYTARLADRPLASNDETVNLVGKHCESGDVLLKDLPMPSSCSGDVVVVFGTGAYNASMSSNYNRIPRPAAVLVQGGQSELVQRREQPDDLLRYDVLPERFRAVR from the coding sequence TTGACCCAGACCATCACGAGCCAGAGGCCGTTCGAGGCCGGCCGGGATCCCATCAGTCCCAACCGCAACCTGGCGCCACTCACCACAACACTGGACGATCAGGACCGCCTGGTGGTGGGTGGCTGCCGCCTGAGCGAGCTGGCCCAGCGCTACGGCACACCGTTGTATGTGCTGGATGAGGCAACCCTGCGGGCCGCCTGTCGCGCCTACCGCGATGCCCTGGAACGCCACTACGCCGGGCCGTCGTTACCGATCTATGCCTCCAAAGCCAACAGTTCCCTGTTGATGAGCAGCCTGGTGGCCTCCGAGCAGTTCGGCCTTGATGCCGTGTCGGCCTGTGAGCTGCTCACCGCCCTGCAAGGCGGCATGCCCGGTGAACGGATGGTGTTGCACGGCAACAACAAATCCGATGATGAGCTGCTGCTCGCGTACAGAAACAACGTCACGATCGTTGTCGACAACCAGCACGACCTGGATCGTCTGGCGGAGCTGATCCCAGCGGACGCTGATCCGGCACGGCTGATGCTGCGGTTCACACCCGGCATTGAATGCCACACGCATGAATACATCCGCACCGGCCACCTGGACAGCAAATTCGGATTCGATCCCGTTCAGCTGGAGCCGGTACTGAAGCAGCTGGTCAACCAACCGTGGGCCAGGGTCACCGGACTTCACGCCCACATCGGCTCTCAGATCTTTGAACTGGAGCCCCATCGGGACCTCGCCGCAGTGATGGCCGATGCGCTGCAACTGGCCCTGGGCCTCGGCCATCCAGTGAGCGACCTGAACGTTGGCGGCGGCCTGGGGATTCGTTATGTGGAGTCGGATGATCCCCCGACGATCGAGCAGTGGGTGACGGTCGTCGCTGAGGCCGTGACGGCAGCCTGCCGCGAGCGGAACCTGGAGTTGCCGCGGCTGATGTGCGAACCGGGGCGCTCCCTGGTCGCCACCGCCGGAGTGACGCTGTACTCGGTGGGATCCCGCAAAACCATCCCCGGAGTGCGCACCTACGTCGCCATTGACGGCGGCATGAGCGACAACCCCCGGCCGATCACCTACCAATCGCTCTACACAGCGCGCTTGGCTGATCGCCCCCTGGCCAGCAATGACGAAACGGTGAATCTCGTCGGCAAGCATTGCGAATCAGGGGACGTGTTGCTGAAGGATCTGCCGATGCCCAGCAGCTGCAGCGGCGATGTGGTGGTGGTGTTCGGCACCGGCGCCTACAACGCCTCGATGAGCTCGAACTACAACCGCATTCCGAGACCTGCTGCCGTGCTGGTGCAGGGAGGCCAGTCGGAACTGGTGCAAAGGCGGGAGCAGCCGGATGATCTGCTGCGCTACGACGTTTTGCCAGAACGCTTCCGGGCGGTACGTTAA
- the rimI gene encoding ribosomal protein S18-alanine N-acetyltransferase, which produces MALDRRALDGFWSEAQWQRELTEPGRLCVGLVNGAELLGFACGWLVIDELHITALAVDPQHRQFGCGGRLLRALLQQAHQQGARQATLEVAADNAAALALYAAEGFTTTGRRSRYYSDGRDALIQWLELPS; this is translated from the coding sequence ATGGCCCTGGACCGGCGAGCCCTAGATGGCTTCTGGAGTGAAGCCCAATGGCAGCGGGAATTGACGGAACCGGGTCGGCTCTGTGTGGGTTTGGTGAATGGAGCCGAGCTGCTCGGGTTCGCCTGCGGCTGGTTGGTGATCGATGAATTGCACATCACAGCGTTGGCCGTGGATCCCCAGCATCGGCAGTTCGGTTGCGGTGGCAGGTTGTTGCGGGCGTTGCTGCAGCAGGCCCACCAGCAGGGAGCGCGTCAGGCCACCTTGGAGGTAGCAGCGGACAACGCCGCTGCTCTGGCCTTGTACGCCGCTGAAGGCTTCACGACCACTGGCCGCCGCAGCCGTTACTACAGCGACGGTCGTGATGCCCTGATCCAATGGTTGGAGCTGCCGTCCTAA